Below is a window of Vibrio gazogenes DNA.
GAGTAAGCAACCGCTTCTAACCATTTAGTGACATCACTGTCCTGAAATACCATGCCATAGAACTCGCCATCGAGTTCACCCGCTGCAATCTTAAAGTTTTCTATGGCGTGGCTTGGTTCTGTATCAGGCAGATTATCGTTCAGTGCATCCCATTGATAAGGGATCACCACATCATTAATCAATGTCTGATAGTTCTTCCAAAATTTATCGGAAATGTTAACGCGTGTGTATTGTGATTCATTGTTGTGAGTCATGGGGGTTCTCTCTTACGCCATTTGTTTCTTTAGATCAGCGCTAATGCGCACCATTAGCTGGTTGTCTAGCTTGGTTTTGGCAATCATGTACGCTAATGCGAAGTGAATGACTGCAGGAATCATACTTTCTAGGGATGTAATGCCCGATACAGAGGCTTCAGTTTGGTTTTCTATTCCCGGCTGATAGGCAACCCAAACAAGAATCGCGCTGATAATGACGGCACTCGATGCCCACGCCAGTTTGATACAGAATAAGTTGAAGGCGAAATTCAACCCGGAAGAACGAACCCCGGTTTTCCACTGCCCATAATCGTCGGCAAATGCCATTAATGAGAAGTGTAAAGGCAGCGTAAAACCGAGCAGGACGCTGTAGCACAAAATGACGACCAACCATAGGTTCTGGGTTGTATCATTCGCAGGGATGTAGAACATGGTCAAAGAATAAAAACCAAGAAGTACATTGGTGTATAAGTACAGTGTTTTAGGGTCAATGTGCTTCGTTAGGTAGTTCACCAATATCGGTCCAATCACTAACCCCGCAGTGACCATGGCAAAAAATAGCGATGTATAGCTGGAAGTGCCGCCCAAGACGTAGTTGATAAAGTACATGTACGCACCACCACGAGTGTTAAAAATAGTGATGAGCAAAAATGACATGATGAGCATCAGCATGAGTTGATCGTTTTGCTTGATACTTTTTAAATGCTCTTTGAGGGAAACCTTTCCCAGAGATTCAATCGGTGTTCGCTCTCTAACGGTCGTAAAACACCACAAAAACATCACGATAGCGATTACGCACAAAATGCTAACGCCATATTGATAACCCAGTGCTTGTTGGTTTGAATCAAACTGGCCGACAAACCATGGCAGACCAACCGAGACGAGAACACCGGCTCCGCCAGTGAGAACGAATCTCCAGCTCTGACATGAAATGACTTCTTTGTGATCGGTGGTCATCGTATTGATGAGTGCGCAATAAGGGACGTTAATTGCGGTATAACAAATTGACAACAGCATATAGGTGACGAAAGCGTACATCACCTTAAGGTTGTAGCTGATTTCCGGCACCGTAAAGGTAAGAATTCCGACGATCCCGATGGGGAGAGCAATCCATAGCTGCCAAGGTCTAAAGCGCCCATATTTGCTATGTGTTCTATCGGCCACAATCCCCATCAAAGGATCGGTGACGGCATCAAAAATACGGAGTGTCATAAAAAGGATACCCACAATCGCGGGCGTTAATCCAAAGATATCGGTGTAGAAAAAAGTTAAAAAGTTTCCGATTAAGCCCGTAATAATTGTGCCTCCGGCATCGCCCAGACCATATCCGAATTTTTCACTGGTGGTTATTTTTTCTGTTTGAGGTGTGTTGACTATATTGTTGTTCAACACTTGGGTACTTGTCTCGTTCATGGTTGCTTCATCCATATTGAATTCATTATTGTCATTATTTTTATGCATCCATCGTAGCGAGAGCGGAGTACCAACAATAGGTGATAATTTTGTATAAAAAGAGGATAAATCCGACTTTGTGAGAGGAAGTGTGACAATGATCTTTTGGCTATGTTTCAGCCTCAAATAAGATGTGTCCAGACAACAAAGGGACTCAAAAATGGCAAATATATATCACGATGTTCCTGTAGAGATAGAGAATGGCGGCTTGTTCATCTCTAATGGAAGTGGCAGGCATCCAAGAAGAATTATTGACTCTTTTGAACTCATTTTTGTGCAACGTGGGACGTTATCGATTCAAGAAAATGATCAGCAGTACCAGCTTGGTGCCGGTCAATGTTTACTGCTTTATCCGCACTGTGAACATATGGGGATTGAGGATTATCCAGATGATTTAAAGTTTTACTGGGTTCACTTTCGCTTGTCGCGCCATAGTAAAGATTCGGCCTCTCAGCATTTCATTCACTTACCAAAGTTGGGGCGTGTTGACGATGGCTCAAAAGTGACCTCGTTGTTTAATTTGTTATTAAACGAACAAGAATTGGTAGGCGACAGGCTGTCATTAAACCTGCTGCTGATGATGATTATTGGTAAAGCAGGCAATAAGAATGCAAATGAGTCTGAGCCCAAGCCAGTCAATTTAGCATACAACGCACGTTCCATTATCAAACAGTTCTATCGAGAACCAATTACCCCATCATGGGTAGCTCAGCGCTTGCGGTGTAATGTGGACTATTTAGGTCGGGTCTATAAACAAACTTTTGGAACCACATTGACAGAAGCCATCCAGACACAAAAGATTCATGCTGCAAAACAAGCTTTAACGGACGCGACCCACCCTATCCAGTTTATCGCTCGCGGCGTTGGCTACCAAGATGTTGGCTACTTTAGACGCGTATTTCTTAAGTATGTTGGCATGACCCCTTCGAATTTCCGAAAACTACATACGATTCGAACGGTGAACTCTGAGTAGTTTAGAAACAATCTGAGTAGTTTAGAAACAAGTAGTTTAGAAGCATCATTATCACCAAGAAAAAGACAACGTTCCCAAAAATGTGATCACGATAAAATCAGCCAATACACTCAATTTCATAGCCAAAAAGCCAATAAACCGCTTAAAAACCCCGAACAAAACCAATCACTGTATAAAAAACTCTTATTAATTACTAACCACAAAATCAATAATATGAAGTAAATCAAATTTGCCACACCAAAAATAGGGAACGATCCCGAAAAGTGATCCAACCGAAAGTTTCATTCAACCAGCAAATGTAATCTCTAAATTCATCACCAAGATGAAATCAACAAAATTCAATCAATGATTGATTGGATCCCCAGAAAATAATAATTGTGGATTAAACCACTTATGGGGCTGAAGAATGAGTAACTTTACGGAGTATAACGATGAAAACAAGTGGTATTTTGAAATTATCAACTATTGCCCTATTGACTGCTACTGCACTGAATGTTCAGGCAGGAACCAGCGTCACCAATGAAATGGGAACATTCGCGATCCACGGTGATGTGGAATTTAATAATGACTACCGTAACCAAGAAACAACCAACCCCGACACAACTACTTATGATCAGAATGGCCGCCTTTTAATTGGTGTTTCCGGTTCGCGGGATGTGGGTAGCAATGGCTATATCAATGCAAATGCTGAGACATTACTGCATCTCGATGGTGACATCACTGCCGATGATGCGTGGATTGCAATCGGTGAGAAAGCTGATTGGGAAATTAAAATGGGACGCTTTGAAGCATATGACCTCTTCCCTGCCGGTCAAGATACGTTTGTCAATTACGCCCAAGACGTTTATATGACCAAGTATGCTCGCGGACGCAGTGATAACGGCCAGATAAATCTGTCCAAAACCACTGAACGCGTCTATTTCGAGCTCAGCACCAACTTTATGGCCAATGATGACAGCAATATCAACGCAAGAAATAATGCTGTGTTTCTTCGTCCGGTCGTCGCCGCCACGCTGACTGACTCATTGAAGTTAGCCGTTGGTGCAGAAATTAATGCAACCGCAGACGAAGAAGATGCTGCTAATGATTTTTCCGGTTATGGTGCAACGCTGAACTATATAATGGGCGACATCAATATGAATGTGAGCT
It encodes the following:
- a CDS encoding helix-turn-helix transcriptional regulator — translated: MANIYHDVPVEIENGGLFISNGSGRHPRRIIDSFELIFVQRGTLSIQENDQQYQLGAGQCLLLYPHCEHMGIEDYPDDLKFYWVHFRLSRHSKDSASQHFIHLPKLGRVDDGSKVTSLFNLLLNEQELVGDRLSLNLLLMMIIGKAGNKNANESEPKPVNLAYNARSIIKQFYREPITPSWVAQRLRCNVDYLGRVYKQTFGTTLTEAIQTQKIHAAKQALTDATHPIQFIARGVGYQDVGYFRRVFLKYVGMTPSNFRKLHTIRTVNSE
- a CDS encoding MFS transporter, whose protein sequence is MDEATMNETSTQVLNNNIVNTPQTEKITTSEKFGYGLGDAGGTIITGLIGNFLTFFYTDIFGLTPAIVGILFMTLRIFDAVTDPLMGIVADRTHSKYGRFRPWQLWIALPIGIVGILTFTVPEISYNLKVMYAFVTYMLLSICYTAINVPYCALINTMTTDHKEVISCQSWRFVLTGGAGVLVSVGLPWFVGQFDSNQQALGYQYGVSILCVIAIVMFLWCFTTVRERTPIESLGKVSLKEHLKSIKQNDQLMLMLIMSFLLITIFNTRGGAYMYFINYVLGGTSSYTSLFFAMVTAGLVIGPILVNYLTKHIDPKTLYLYTNVLLGFYSLTMFYIPANDTTQNLWLVVILCYSVLLGFTLPLHFSLMAFADDYGQWKTGVRSSGLNFAFNLFCIKLAWASSAVIISAILVWVAYQPGIENQTEASVSGITSLESMIPAVIHFALAYMIAKTKLDNQLMVRISADLKKQMA
- a CDS encoding carbohydrate porin; this translates as MKTSGILKLSTIALLTATALNVQAGTSVTNEMGTFAIHGDVEFNNDYRNQETTNPDTTTYDQNGRLLIGVSGSRDVGSNGYINANAETLLHLDGDITADDAWIAIGEKADWEIKMGRFEAYDLFPAGQDTFVNYAQDVYMTKYARGRSDNGQINLSKTTERVYFELSTNFMANDDSNINARNNAVFLRPVVAATLTDSLKLAVGAEINATADEEDAANDFSGYGATLNYIMGDINMNVSYATRDFDGTTNQEDTTYGVNAQYQNFFIAYVYGETDTGTTAKSTTVYTSYKFANIMDVEDLALYAGGYYSDVKDADKTDSGLRLRVKYLF